The genomic segment TCCCATCTGCACGTTCTGCTCGGCTGTGAGGCAGCGCAAAAGGTTATGACCCTGAAAAATCATGCCAATTCTGCGACGAAGCAGCTGTCGTTGTCCCCGGCCAGCACCCTGCAGTTGCTGACCAAACACGCGCACATCACCTTGCTGAACCTGACGAAGTGCACCGATCAGCGTCAGAAGAGTGGTCTTGCCACAGCCTGATGGACCGGTCAGCAGCACCACTTCACCGGCTGCGATCTGAAGATCAACCGACTGAAGCACCTGTCGACGCGTTGACCCACGCCCAAACCAGTGGCTGAGGTTCTCGATCCTCACTGTGCTGATCAGATCAGCTCCTTGCTGCTGAGCTGGTTGGGAAAGAACCGTCATGGCCTCAGAAGATCTCCGCTGGATCGGCATCCACCAGACGGCGCATCGCCAGACCTGCCGATGCCATGCACATGACCAGAATCATGCTGAACACCGTCATTGCACGGCTGAAATCCATCGCCACGGGAAGCGCCGTGGCACTTCTGACCAACAGATAAAGCCCCTGCCCAGCGGCATAAGCCGGCAAATACCCGAAGAGAGCGAGCAGAAGCCCCTCACGGACAACCACACCCAGCAGGGTTCTGAGCTTGTAGCCCATGGCCATCAGCGTGGCGTACTCCGGAAGATGGTCACTGACATCGGAGTACAGCACCTGATAAACGATCACGCAGCCGACAACGAAGCCCATGGCGGCACCGAGCGTGAAGATGAAACCAATTGAGG from the Synechococcus sp. UW179A genome contains:
- a CDS encoding DevA family ABC transporter ATP-binding protein; this encodes MTVLSQPAQQQGADLISTVRIENLSHWFGRGSTRRQVLQSVDLQIAAGEVVLLTGPSGCGKTTLLTLIGALRQVQQGDVRVFGQQLQGAGRGQRQLLRRRIGMIFQGHNLLRCLTAEQNVQMGADLLEGFSYRGRRDQAREWLRAVGLEDHLSKLPQDLSGGQKQRVAIARALAARPQLLLADEPTAALDSSTGREVVELLKRLAREQSCSVLMVTHDPRILDVADRLVKMEDGRLLQAIE